In Bombus terrestris chromosome 6, iyBomTerr1.2, whole genome shotgun sequence, a single window of DNA contains:
- the LOC100649557 gene encoding inner centromere protein — MGTRSKDRIKAMITKDILNIHNYCLDVKQSINDNLEDTLNYLRGLIAQIPQSASGPLITKTPKVLKKKGIQRIETIPENDIINIDNTVSDSIAIHDKTENKDIKTGDVVETTIGRTKREASRKAATNIKKQQSMSLAAKLRRPLTLDDDSNINRKRESRSKRKKSARSSSDEETTQGPTKYSKTEQSVLSETTSQRITGTSQDHLSIKEDGLQPEKIEPLKSSMTTRSSNRKRTFSQSENTKGKNFNIIDDTVIAPTGNDIEEPSMYEDALEKPTPIMNSTMNVNSTYTQKMMNATVILEPLSAIKLNETVVINKNLASSIGKNNEQKTVEPKAEFMSPKLAKFTSRSSIALEEKMQQLKEAMTNKEFDELLTEDESSPEVKKSKGNVKKQEIKKRQKRQNRSMTSSEDEILNTPTKPSSKEKSTIAGLKEIRNTYKSNALFSPYAKESVKKRVEAFEQAGMNTPKLAVHIDAPTRVTRTKTRATRAAAQTEASGNANITEKAVVQKLARKSLAKAKKISLAKQNKDADEYKENKVQLEQKVNKVVSVEKMNYKQQQKTTPLSKIRTQLPMSVNRVPHTPANQTNMNHNRALSATRTNIITSMESLIQAPKSVSKRNSLDKMVEEKKRKLNDEDAKRKREEALRLQTEERKRKRQEKELKNKLAREAKEKQDMEKRQKAEKEREEKARLAQQMQERQREEMEKKRLAQLQRAQEKEERRKQEEQQRLQRLQEQEEAERVLAEQRRREQEAERRKEAELRAQQQAAAEAMRTKHLMLIKHGSKQCGPTTYVLDSEPDDDESDDESKPKHTIPYWAQSYIRKSQLAMQRYIPERAVYKFFGSRKCTPDLTQMFQNIDRSRLQRTSSAIWKTPPRYSMMENE; from the exons ATGGGTACTAGATCAAAGGATCGGATCAAAGCAATGATTACCAAAGATATattgaatatacataattattgcTTGGATGTTAAACAATCTATCAACGACAATCTTGAAGatactttaaattatttacgTGGTTTAATTGCTCAAATACCACAATCAGCCTCTGGTCCTTTAATTACAAAGACGCCGAAAGTTTTGAAGAAGAAAGGTATTCAACGTATAGAGACTATCCCAGAAAATGatattatcaatattgataATACAGTATCAGATTCCATTGCAATACatgataaaacagaaaataaagatataaaaactgGGGATGTGGTAGAGACAACAATTGGCCGAACAAAAAGGGAGGCTTCAAGGAAGGCTGCAACTAATATTAAAAAGCAGCAGTCAATGTCACTTGCTGCAAAATTAAGAAGGCCGTTAACTCTTGACGATGACAGTAATATAAAT AGGAAACGTGAAAGCCGatctaaaagaaagaaaagtgcTAGAAGTAGCTCAGATGAAGAAACTACGCAAGGCCctacaaaatatagtaaaacAGAACAGAGTGTTTTAAGCGAAACAACTTCACAGAGGATCACAGGTACTTCACAGGATCATCTGTCTATAAAAGAAGATGGATTGCAGCCAGAAAAGATTGAACCATTAAAGTCTTCAATGACAACAAGAAGTAGTAATAGAAAGAGAACTTTTTCACAGAGTGAAAACACGAAgggtaaaaattttaatatcattgatGATACAGTAATTGCACCAACAGGAAATGATATCGAAGAACCTTCAATGTACGAGGATGCACTTGAGAAACCTACTCCTATTATGAATTCGACGATGAACGTTAATTCTACTTATACGCAGAAGATGATGAACGCTACCGTAATTTTAGAACCTTTATCagcaataaaattaaacgaaactgtagtaattaataaaaacttGGCTAGTAGTataggaaaaaataatgaaCAGAAAACAGTCGAACCAAAAGCTGAATTTATGTCGCCCAAATTAGCTAAATTTACATCACGGTCGTCAATAGCTTTGGAGGAGAAGATGCAGCAACTAAAAGAAGCGATGACAAACAAAGAGTTCGATGAATTACTCACAGAAGATGAGTCATCCCCCGAAGTGAAGAAGTCTAAAGGAAATGTTaagaaacaagaaattaaaaaacgaCAAAAGCGGCAGAACAGATCCATGACATCGAGCGAAGATGAAATACTTAATACTCCAACAAAACCATCTTCGAAGGAAAAGAGTACAATTGCAGGATTAAAGGAAATAAGAAACACGTATAAATCGAATGCTCTGTTCAGTCCATATGCCAAGGAATCTGTGAAAAAAAGAGTCGAGGCATTTGAACAGGCAGGCATGAACACTCCAAAGCTTGCTGTTCATATTGATGCACCAACTAGAGTAACCAGAACAAAAACACGTGCTACTAGAGCTGCTGCACAAACAGAAGCTTCAGGAAATGCGAATATTACAGAGAAAGCGGTTGTTCAAAAATTAGCACGAAAGTCGCTTGCAAAAGccaaaaaaatttcattagcaaaaCAGAATAAGGATGCCGATGAATATAAAGAG AACAAAGTACAATTAGAACAAAAGGTTAATAAAGTAGTTTCTGTTGAGAAAATGAACTACAAACAGCAACAGAAGACAACCCCATTAAGCAAAATAAGAACTCAGTTGCCAATGTCTGTTAATCGTGTTCCTCATACTCCGGCGAATCAAACTAATATGAAT cACAATAGGGCTTTAAGTGCAACGCgtacaaatattattacatCGATGGAATCTTTAATCCAAGCTCCAAAGTCAGTCAGTAAACGTAATTCACTGGATAAAATGgtagaggaaaagaaaagaaaattgaacGACGAGGATGCGAAGAGAAAACGTGAAGAAGCGCTAAGACTTCAaacggaagaaagaaaaag gaaaagacaagaaaaagaattaaaaaataagttaGCCAGAGAGgcaaaagaaaaacaagatatGGAAAAACGTCAGAAAgctgagaaagaaagagaggaaaaagcaCGTTTAGCACAACAAATGCAAGAAAGACAACGCGAAGAAATGGAGAAGAAACGTTTGGCTCAGTTACAACGTGCTCAG gaaaaagaagaaagaagaaagcaagAGGAGCAACAGCGCCTACAACGTTTACAAGAACAAGAAGAAGCGGAGCGGGTATTAGCTGAACAAAGACGTCGAGAACAGGAAGCTGAAAGGCGAAAAGAAGCCGAATTAAGAGCTCAACAACAAGCTGCAGCTGAAGCAATGAGAACTAAGCATCTGATGCTT ataaaaCATGGCTCCAAACAGTGCGGTCCAACCACTTACGTTTTGGACAGTGAACCTGACGACGACGAATCAGACGATGAATCCAAACCAAAGCACACAATTCCATATTGGGCACAAT CGTACATACGTAAAAGTCAACTTGCCATGCAACGATATATTCCGGAGAGAGCAGTCTATAAATTCTTTGGTAGCAGAAAGTGCACACCAGATCTAACtcaaatgtttcaaaatatagATAGGAGTAGATTACAACGAACGTCCAGTGCAATATGGAAGACACCGCCACGTTATTCCATGATGGAAAACGAATAA